Proteins encoded together in one bacterium window:
- a CDS encoding cation:proton antiporter, which produces MEIDFWKMLLDFLMLIGAATFLGVLFERIRLSALLGYLAAGILLGPGAFKLIEGSHGVTSMAELGVALLLFSIGLEFSWRRLRAHGRLALLGGSLQIGLTILIATILCLGMGVGLAAAVAIGAMASPSSTAGVLRMLGDRAELEAVHGRASLGILLFQDLALVPLVLLVSALGGSGTLLDTLWTAGKALGLAAGLIGLFHLLGQRVLPGALRAAVMTRNRELPILFATLMCFGAAWVFHAAKLSPALGAFIAGMVLAESPFAMQLRTDVKPLKTIFVTVFFASIGMLADLRWIADHLPLVIATVAGVLVIKAVIVTGVVRFIGLTPHYAIATGLCLAQVGEFSFVLAGIGHSMNVISPEMFKLVAAVTVATLMLTPFLVAFALPVAAKLTRKGASAPEEEGTAPAEGHMLLQNHAIIVGLGPAGRQALAALRGTGAPVLVLELNPETIENVRKEGLAAEVGDATDAEVLEHVHIEKARVLVVTLPDHRTTLQIIQEARKIAPSIRIITRARLSAYAEALKQAGADVVLDEEVEVGQRLGKRLVEIYS; this is translated from the coding sequence ATGGAAATCGATTTCTGGAAAATGCTGTTGGACTTCCTGATGCTCATCGGGGCGGCGACGTTCCTGGGCGTCCTCTTCGAGCGCATTCGCCTGAGCGCGCTGCTTGGCTACCTGGCGGCGGGCATCCTGCTTGGCCCCGGCGCGTTCAAACTCATTGAAGGCTCGCACGGCGTCACGTCCATGGCCGAGCTCGGCGTTGCGCTGCTGCTCTTCTCCATCGGCCTTGAATTCTCCTGGCGCCGTTTACGCGCCCACGGTCGCCTCGCGCTCCTTGGTGGTTCACTCCAGATCGGATTGACGATTCTCATCGCCACCATCCTGTGCCTCGGCATGGGCGTCGGGCTTGCCGCCGCCGTTGCGATCGGAGCCATGGCATCCCCCAGCAGCACCGCAGGCGTCCTTCGCATGCTTGGCGATCGCGCCGAACTCGAAGCCGTTCACGGCCGCGCATCCCTCGGCATTCTTCTCTTCCAGGACCTCGCGCTCGTCCCCCTCGTTCTGCTTGTTTCCGCACTTGGAGGATCGGGCACGTTGCTCGATACGCTCTGGACCGCAGGAAAGGCACTCGGTTTGGCCGCCGGACTGATCGGACTCTTCCACCTGCTCGGCCAACGCGTTCTGCCCGGCGCATTGCGCGCCGCCGTCATGACTCGCAATCGCGAACTCCCCATCCTTTTCGCGACGCTCATGTGCTTTGGCGCCGCATGGGTCTTTCACGCCGCAAAGCTCTCCCCCGCCCTCGGCGCATTCATCGCCGGAATGGTGCTCGCCGAATCGCCCTTCGCAATGCAACTCCGCACCGATGTGAAGCCCCTCAAGACGATCTTCGTCACCGTCTTCTTCGCTTCTATCGGAATGCTTGCGGACCTGCGCTGGATCGCCGACCACTTGCCTCTCGTGATCGCCACAGTCGCCGGCGTCCTCGTCATCAAGGCCGTCATCGTGACCGGCGTTGTTCGATTCATCGGCCTGACGCCGCACTATGCCATCGCAACCGGCCTCTGCCTCGCACAGGTCGGCGAGTTCTCATTCGTCCTCGCCGGGATCGGACACTCGATGAACGTCATCTCGCCCGAGATGTTCAAACTCGTCGCCGCCGTCACCGTTGCGACCTTGATGCTGACCCCATTCCTCGTCGCCTTTGCGTTGCCTGTCGCCGCGAAGCTCACACGCAAAGGCGCAAGCGCCCCCGAGGAAGAAGGCACCGCGCCGGCGGAAGGCCACATGCTGCTGCAGAATCACGCCATCATCGTCGGGCTCGGCCCCGCAGGCCGCCAGGCGCTCGCTGCGCTCCGAGGAACCGGCGCACCCGTCCTCGTTCTCGAGCTCAACCCGGAAACGATCGAGAATGTCCGCAAAGAAGGCCTCGCCGCAGAAGTCGGCGACGCAACCGACGCGGAAGTCCTCGAACACGTCCACATCGAAAAGGCGCGCGTTCTTGTTGTCACCCTTCCCGATCATCGTACCACGCTTCAGATCATCCAGGAAGCTCGCAAGATCGCTCCCTCCATTCGCATCATCACGCGAGCGCGCCTCAGCGCCTACGCCGAGGCACTCAAACAAGCCGGCGCCGACGTCGTGCTCGATGAAGAAGTCGAAGTTGGACAACGTTTAGGAAAACGACTGGTCGAGATTTATTCCTGA
- a CDS encoding efflux RND transporter permease subunit: protein MIRYFIHNGIAVAVLCITMVLFGFLSLFTMPVQLIPDVTTPAITVRTVYPGATPQDVEQEILIEQEEFLRGLPNLKKMTSSASFSVAEITLEFSVGSSKEENLILVNNALAQVSSYPENVDEPALSTSSASDQPVAWFSIRALPGSDVEPAELWDYADDNVKTRFERIPGVASVMGVFGGDAKQMQVYIDPIKLADRGISIAAVRNAIRDRNRDVSGGSLEEGKRRYNVRTLGRYDDAAEVENTIVSIQDGTPVYLRDIGYARVGQGERSSLIRHNGEKALAFGVRREAGSNLLDLMEVVKATVDDLNENALQEKGLYITQVTDDTEYVVDALAMVRTNLIIGGILAFFTLLIFLRHIRSTLVLGLAIPITLMGSFFLLSMAGRTINVISLAGLAFSIGAILDASIVVLENIYRHRTMPKESFAAAYDGTREVWTAIFSSVLTNVVVFAPILTLQDEAGQIFRDLAFAIIFANALALIISILVIPCLSAHLLRHIPEHPDHGLKGAAFNLFGLLPAAIWVYNEIEKILHWLMNGFVRRLAAVGIVIGLAALLIFVLLPKTEYLPEGNQNSIFGMIIPPQGYNLDVMESIGDKLHERFQPYVDASVEDYEAGRIDAPPIKDFFFVAFGSNMFVFTRAKDANLAGEVPALITRQVGQVPGVIPFATQRSLFANDIAGSRGIDVDILGTDVPTLTFIALQAYLKTSEVLPGAQPRPDPGIEVGQPQLVIRPKWERAAELDVSATAIGYGAWVLGDGAYADDYFARGDKMDLYIYSTLGALETLANFDSLRVVTGTGDAVPISTIASVDFTFVPEQIRRVDQRRAVTVQIVPPTDISLEEAIDKIENELIGGLKEEGAVPPGYEVRIGGSTDKLTKIREKLSQDFLLAIVLVYLTLTLIFKHWGYPLVIIFAVPIGLTGGVIGLKLLNLYLGVVSPGSIQSLDVLTMLGFVILLGSIVNNPILIVEQSLNFMREGRERHEAIVHATMTRIRPVLMTTFTTTFALLPLILTPGAGSELYRGLGMVMFGGLMLAAFVMLLFIPALLSIVFDVTEWMYGNFGQYLPHSKGFTHYQAEGDEETDDDKAESRDW, encoded by the coding sequence ATGATTCGCTATTTCATTCACAACGGAATCGCCGTGGCGGTTCTTTGTATCACCATGGTGCTGTTCGGGTTCCTGTCGCTGTTCACGATGCCCGTGCAGTTGATCCCGGATGTGACGACCCCGGCCATTACGGTTCGCACGGTCTATCCCGGTGCCACACCCCAGGATGTGGAACAGGAAATTCTGATCGAGCAGGAAGAGTTCCTGCGCGGCCTTCCGAACCTGAAGAAGATGACCAGCTCCGCTTCCTTCAGCGTGGCGGAAATCACCCTCGAGTTCTCCGTCGGTTCCAGCAAAGAAGAAAACCTGATCCTGGTGAATAATGCGTTGGCCCAGGTTTCGTCCTATCCGGAAAACGTGGATGAGCCGGCGTTGAGCACCTCGAGTGCAAGCGATCAGCCGGTGGCCTGGTTCAGCATTCGTGCCCTGCCCGGCAGCGATGTGGAACCCGCCGAGCTCTGGGATTATGCTGACGACAATGTGAAGACACGCTTCGAGCGCATCCCCGGCGTGGCGTCCGTCATGGGCGTGTTCGGCGGCGACGCGAAGCAGATGCAAGTCTACATCGATCCGATCAAGCTCGCCGACCGCGGCATCTCCATCGCCGCCGTCCGTAACGCCATCCGCGATCGCAATCGCGACGTCTCCGGCGGATCGCTGGAGGAAGGCAAGCGCCGTTACAACGTTCGGACCCTGGGCCGATACGACGATGCAGCCGAAGTAGAAAACACAATCGTCTCAATTCAAGACGGCACGCCCGTCTACCTGCGGGACATCGGCTACGCTCGCGTTGGACAAGGCGAGCGGAGTTCGTTGATCCGGCACAATGGAGAGAAGGCACTTGCCTTCGGTGTACGGCGCGAGGCGGGCAGCAATCTCCTCGATCTGATGGAAGTCGTGAAGGCAACCGTCGACGACTTGAACGAGAACGCGCTGCAAGAGAAGGGCCTCTACATCACGCAGGTAACGGACGACACAGAGTACGTCGTCGACGCGCTCGCGATGGTGCGCACCAACTTAATCATCGGCGGCATTCTCGCCTTCTTCACGCTGCTTATCTTCCTCCGTCACATTCGCTCCACGCTAGTGCTCGGCCTCGCGATTCCAATCACGCTGATGGGCTCCTTCTTCCTTCTCAGCATGGCCGGGCGTACGATCAACGTCATCTCCCTCGCCGGGCTCGCATTCTCGATCGGAGCCATTCTCGACGCATCGATTGTTGTGTTGGAGAACATCTATCGTCATCGAACGATGCCGAAGGAATCCTTCGCTGCCGCCTACGACGGAACGCGCGAAGTCTGGACCGCCATTTTCTCCTCCGTGCTCACAAACGTCGTGGTGTTCGCGCCCATCCTCACGCTGCAAGACGAGGCCGGACAGATCTTCCGCGACCTCGCCTTCGCGATTATCTTCGCAAACGCGCTCGCACTGATTATTTCCATCCTCGTGATTCCATGCCTGTCCGCGCACCTGCTGCGCCATATTCCGGAACATCCGGACCATGGACTGAAGGGCGCTGCATTCAACCTCTTCGGCCTGCTGCCCGCGGCCATTTGGGTCTACAATGAAATCGAGAAGATCCTACATTGGCTCATGAACGGCTTCGTGCGCCGGCTGGCTGCCGTTGGAATCGTCATCGGCCTCGCCGCATTGCTGATCTTTGTATTGCTGCCAAAGACCGAGTACCTTCCCGAAGGAAATCAGAACTCGATCTTCGGCATGATCATTCCGCCCCAGGGCTACAACCTGGATGTCATGGAGAGCATCGGCGACAAACTCCACGAGAGGTTCCAGCCCTACGTGGATGCCAGCGTGGAGGACTACGAGGCGGGACGCATCGATGCGCCGCCGATCAAAGACTTCTTTTTTGTCGCTTTTGGCAGCAACATGTTCGTCTTCACCCGCGCGAAGGATGCGAACCTGGCAGGTGAGGTGCCCGCCTTGATCACGCGCCAGGTGGGACAGGTGCCCGGCGTCATTCCATTTGCTACGCAGCGCTCATTGTTTGCGAACGATATTGCCGGCTCTCGCGGGATCGATGTCGACATTCTGGGGACGGATGTTCCAACGCTGACCTTCATCGCTCTGCAGGCCTACTTGAAGACCAGCGAGGTCCTGCCCGGAGCCCAGCCACGCCCGGATCCCGGCATCGAAGTCGGCCAGCCTCAGCTCGTGATTCGACCAAAATGGGAGCGGGCTGCCGAACTCGACGTCTCCGCGACCGCAATCGGCTACGGCGCATGGGTTCTCGGCGATGGAGCCTACGCGGACGATTACTTCGCCCGGGGCGACAAGATGGACCTGTATATCTACTCGACCCTCGGCGCTCTCGAAACACTCGCGAACTTTGACTCACTTCGCGTCGTGACCGGTACCGGTGACGCCGTTCCCATCTCGACGATTGCAAGTGTGGACTTCACATTCGTGCCTGAACAGATCCGCCGCGTCGACCAGCGCCGCGCCGTCACCGTGCAGATTGTTCCCCCGACGGACATCTCCCTCGAGGAAGCGATCGACAAGATCGAGAATGAACTGATTGGTGGCCTTAAGGAGGAAGGCGCCGTTCCCCCCGGCTACGAAGTCCGTATCGGTGGGTCGACGGATAAGCTGACCAAGATTCGCGAGAAACTCTCGCAGGATTTCCTGCTCGCCATCGTTCTGGTCTATCTCACACTCACCCTGATCTTCAAACACTGGGGCTATCCCCTCGTCATCATCTTCGCCGTGCCCATCGGTCTGACCGGCGGAGTAATCGGACTAAAACTGCTGAATCTGTACCTCGGCGTGGTCTCCCCGGGCTCGATTCAATCGTTGGATGTTCTGACGATGCTGGGCTTTGTCATCTTGCTCGGTAGTATCGTCAACAACCCAATTCTCATCGTCGAGCAATCGCTCAACTTCATGCGCGAAGGACGCGAACGCCACGAAGCCATCGTACACGCCACAATGACCCGCATTCGCCCCGTGCTGATGACAACGTTCACCACGACGTTCGCGCTCCTGCCGCTGATTCTGACACCCGGCGCCGGCAGCGAACTCTACCGCGGCCTGGGCATGGTCATGTTCGGTGGCTTGATGCTCGCAGCATTCGTCATGTTGCTCTTCATCCCCGCGCTGCTCTCAATCGTCTTCGACGTCACCGAGTGGATGTATGGGAACTTCGGCCAATATCTGCCCCACTCAAAGGGCTTCACACACTACCAGGCCGAAGGCGACGAAGAAACCGACGACGACAAAGCCGAATCGCGCGACTGGTAA
- a CDS encoding efflux RND transporter periplasmic adaptor subunit yields MSRITSSARRVLNNPALALAATIFLVAHIAAQPGRGPAPVTTTRVESGAFAQPIRLTGNVEPIRAATIGSEIGGILDELLVDEGDRVTEGQSLARHRLAPLEFAVQEAEADAQADAQALAELEAGTRAEDLAIARAQYEEAKVRAEMAERDYTRSKQLFADGTISEGEYDVARENWESRRAQRDLEKASLDRAEAGPRSQELAKARAEAASTKAAADLARDRLDRATIRAPFAGVITKKYTDVGAWLSSGEALFDLEADDTVRVVVDVPETHFHNVTMGMPVEIVFDAYPSETFEGKVTARVPKASPRSRAFPVKIDVSNPQHRLAAGMLARLEFQPPAPGEQSVIVHKDAIVPMAPNPIVYKVGYNEQGDPIAEAVSVTTGRYFGEAVEVFGDLKDGDQVVIRGNERLQPGQLLLLNTFVSESRALDTLQNEARKATRE; encoded by the coding sequence ATGAGTCGAATCACGTCTTCGGCCCGTCGAGTGCTGAATAATCCAGCGCTGGCGCTGGCGGCCACAATATTTCTTGTTGCCCATATTGCAGCACAGCCCGGCCGCGGACCCGCTCCGGTCACCACAACTCGCGTTGAATCCGGCGCATTTGCCCAGCCCATTCGCTTGACGGGCAACGTCGAGCCCATACGCGCCGCCACCATCGGCAGCGAAATCGGCGGCATCCTGGACGAGTTGCTCGTCGACGAAGGCGATCGGGTCACCGAGGGCCAGTCCCTCGCCCGCCATCGCCTCGCGCCCCTCGAGTTTGCCGTCCAGGAAGCCGAAGCGGACGCCCAGGCCGATGCCCAGGCCCTCGCAGAGCTCGAAGCCGGCACCCGCGCCGAGGATCTTGCCATCGCCCGCGCCCAGTACGAAGAGGCCAAGGTCCGCGCCGAAATGGCCGAGCGTGATTACACCCGATCCAAGCAACTCTTCGCCGACGGCACGATCAGCGAGGGCGAATACGACGTTGCCCGCGAAAATTGGGAATCCCGCCGCGCACAGAGGGATCTTGAGAAGGCTTCCCTGGATCGCGCCGAAGCCGGCCCCCGCAGCCAGGAGCTTGCAAAGGCCCGCGCCGAAGCCGCCTCTACCAAAGCCGCCGCGGACCTCGCGCGCGATCGACTCGACCGCGCCACAATCCGCGCGCCCTTCGCCGGCGTGATTACGAAGAAATACACCGACGTCGGCGCGTGGCTCTCCTCCGGTGAGGCTCTCTTCGATCTCGAAGCCGACGACACAGTCCGCGTCGTCGTCGACGTCCCCGAGACCCACTTCCACAACGTCACCATGGGGATGCCCGTCGAGATCGTCTTCGACGCATACCCGAGCGAAACCTTCGAAGGCAAAGTGACCGCCCGCGTTCCGAAGGCCAGCCCGCGCAGCCGCGCCTTCCCCGTGAAGATCGACGTTTCCAACCCGCAGCACCGCCTCGCCGCCGGCATGCTGGCACGTCTGGAATTCCAGCCCCCTGCTCCCGGTGAGCAGAGCGTCATTGTGCACAAAGACGCCATCGTGCCGATGGCCCCGAACCCGATCGTCTACAAGGTCGGCTACAATGAGCAGGGCGATCCGATTGCGGAGGCGGTGAGTGTGACCACGGGCCGTTACTTCGGCGAGGCCGTGGAAGTCTTCGGCGATCTCAAGGATGGCGACCAGGTCGTGATTCGCGGCAACGAGAGGTTGCAGCCCGGCCAACTCCTGCTTCTGAACACCTTCGTCTCCGAGTCCCGGGCACTCGATACGCTGCAAAACGAAGCCCGCAAGGCAACCCGTGAGTAA
- a CDS encoding HD domain-containing protein, with translation MANNGTAQSGGSTLPRMKCSEVTPGDRVESVYLLSSADQRAKKNGDPFFSLTMRDSTGTLNGVMWDNHADLVAGKVKSDDFVVVQGHASEYNGAVQVTVQRLQKVDDNQVEVADFLAVSPRPRAEMERELDALIESVVQPDCRRLLDVMFGSATLRELYCTAPAAARIHQAYIHGLLEHTLNVVRNALELAERYGDYDRDLLVAAGLLHDVGKIREYDWRRSITYTDDGRLVGHIPIGAIMVDGYIRDLKKTPEGFSDHYRRHILHLILSHHGKMEFGSPVIPKTKEAFILHYADYNDAFLTSFNDAVRGAQESGEPWTPYNRMFETFLFSGASSPSPPSPRPSLPPEVPASAQMELDPREMSGSARGNLDDPSSEKID, from the coding sequence ATGGCGAATAATGGCACTGCACAATCCGGCGGATCGACGTTGCCGCGGATGAAATGCTCGGAAGTGACCCCGGGCGATCGGGTGGAATCGGTCTACTTGCTGTCCTCGGCGGATCAGCGGGCGAAGAAGAATGGGGATCCGTTCTTTTCGCTGACGATGCGGGATTCGACGGGAACGCTGAATGGGGTGATGTGGGATAATCACGCGGACCTGGTGGCCGGGAAGGTGAAGTCGGACGATTTCGTCGTCGTGCAAGGTCATGCCTCGGAGTATAATGGGGCCGTTCAGGTGACGGTCCAGCGGCTGCAGAAGGTGGATGACAACCAGGTAGAGGTGGCGGATTTCCTGGCCGTGAGTCCACGTCCGCGGGCCGAGATGGAACGCGAGTTGGATGCACTGATCGAGAGTGTGGTGCAGCCGGATTGCCGTCGCTTGCTGGATGTGATGTTCGGCAGCGCGACGCTGCGCGAGCTGTATTGTACGGCTCCGGCGGCGGCACGCATCCACCAGGCGTATATCCACGGGTTGCTGGAGCATACGCTGAACGTCGTGCGCAATGCGCTGGAACTGGCGGAGCGGTACGGCGATTACGATCGGGATTTGCTGGTGGCGGCGGGGTTGCTGCACGACGTGGGCAAGATTCGCGAGTACGATTGGCGTCGCAGCATTACGTACACGGATGACGGCCGCCTGGTTGGGCACATTCCGATCGGCGCGATCATGGTGGACGGGTATATCCGCGATCTGAAGAAGACGCCGGAGGGCTTCTCGGATCACTATCGCCGGCATATTCTGCACCTGATCCTGAGCCATCATGGGAAGATGGAGTTCGGTTCGCCGGTGATTCCAAAGACGAAGGAAGCGTTTATCCTGCACTACGCGGATTACAACGATGCGTTCCTGACGAGCTTCAACGATGCGGTGCGCGGGGCGCAGGAATCGGGCGAGCCGTGGACGCCGTACAACCGGATGTTCGAGACGTTCCTGTTCTCGGGGGCTTCGTCGCCGAGTCCACCGTCGCCGCGTCCGTCACTGCCGCCGGAAGTTCCGGCGTCGGCGCAGATGGAGCTGGACCCCCGTGAAATGTCGGGCAGCGCACGCGGGAACCTTGACGATCCGTCCAGCGAGAAGATAGACTAG
- a CDS encoding PilZ domain-containing protein: MNETDTGNGNRRRAERLGFVSPCRLDLNSPAWARIPEPLSGKTENVTAHGAKVCFNDFERHRYERWANSIESGTYLGVNIRIPHGAVPLELPGQVVWVNFRGEPGAVEGKLYAGILLSVMKPSVLKELHELLYAISTGSYDGQEFE, translated from the coding sequence ATGAACGAGACGGATACCGGGAATGGTAATCGGCGCAGAGCTGAACGATTGGGGTTCGTTTCGCCGTGCCGGCTTGATTTGAACTCGCCCGCGTGGGCCCGGATTCCCGAACCGCTGTCGGGAAAGACGGAAAACGTGACGGCACACGGCGCGAAAGTGTGCTTCAACGATTTCGAACGGCACCGCTATGAGCGGTGGGCGAACTCGATCGAGTCGGGCACGTACCTTGGCGTCAACATTCGCATTCCGCACGGAGCCGTGCCGCTGGAATTGCCCGGGCAGGTTGTGTGGGTGAATTTCCGCGGCGAACCGGGTGCAGTGGAGGGGAAGCTGTACGCGGGGATTTTGCTTTCGGTCATGAAGCCTTCGGTTCTGAAGGAACTGCACGAATTGTTGTACGCGATCTCGACGGGGAGCTACGACGGCCAGGAATTCGAATGA
- a CDS encoding metallophosphoesterase: protein MNESSRPISSSWRQGWRAAAYRIASRVKVHVAGKPHLRRHAGRALKGLGAGVAYATLVEPRWIETTHIEIDVRGLPEELDGYRIVQLTDVHFNMVSGRRFLERIVEKSNALDADLCVLTGDFVTHDASKLSECLGILSELRAADGLIATRGNHDYETPLERMRGLCEENGIQLLENEHAAILANRHRNSNGNGFPHHHARVQTPLVVGGVGDMWEGIADVSAAFEGAPRGPRILLSHNPQVAEVVPAGMEVVLQLSGHTHGGQIRPFNRPLRILSDGTEKYISGLVKGPHVPVYISRGVGTSALYFRWNCRPEIVLATLHVPR from the coding sequence ATGAACGAATCATCCCGGCCGATTTCTTCCAGTTGGCGACAAGGTTGGCGCGCAGCCGCATATCGGATTGCTTCGCGTGTGAAGGTGCACGTGGCGGGCAAGCCGCACCTGCGCCGACATGCGGGTCGTGCGCTCAAGGGGTTGGGCGCGGGCGTGGCATACGCGACGCTGGTGGAACCGCGCTGGATTGAAACCACCCACATTGAAATCGATGTCAGAGGCCTGCCCGAGGAGCTGGATGGGTACCGCATTGTCCAACTGACGGACGTGCATTTCAACATGGTGTCCGGGCGCCGTTTCCTGGAGCGCATTGTCGAGAAGTCGAATGCGCTCGACGCGGATCTGTGCGTGCTGACGGGGGACTTTGTGACGCACGATGCGTCGAAGTTGTCCGAGTGCCTTGGGATTTTGAGCGAACTGCGCGCGGCGGATGGGTTGATTGCAACACGCGGAAATCATGATTACGAAACGCCGCTGGAGCGCATGCGCGGGCTGTGCGAAGAGAACGGGATTCAGTTGTTGGAAAACGAGCATGCGGCGATTCTGGCGAATCGGCATCGCAATTCGAATGGGAACGGTTTTCCGCATCATCATGCGCGCGTGCAAACGCCGCTTGTTGTCGGCGGGGTAGGGGATATGTGGGAAGGAATCGCGGATGTGTCGGCGGCCTTCGAGGGCGCGCCGCGCGGTCCGCGGATCTTGTTATCGCACAATCCGCAAGTGGCAGAAGTGGTTCCGGCCGGGATGGAAGTGGTTCTGCAGCTTTCGGGTCACACGCACGGCGGCCAGATCCGTCCATTCAATCGCCCGCTGCGAATCTTGTCGGATGGGACGGAGAAATATATTTCGGGCCTGGTCAAAGGCCCGCACGTCCCGGTCTACATCAGCCGCGGGGTGGGAACGAGCGCTTTGTACTTCCGCTGGAACTGCCGGCCGGAGATTGTGCTGGCGACGTTGCACGTGCCGAGGTAG
- a CDS encoding sce7726 family protein, with the protein MLVDQSQGIDKTRLAAISALFSAGVLRRLMQPSPNEGLCRLVQQSGLSSALGPDAPLADFLEAAHRVLERPAYRNEYTYKSAITQKLLLGRHSLKTATLLSEFRVRNSVADLVILNGTSTVYEIKSERDSLDRLSGQLRDYQEVFANTYVVTGPSRRNQVLELLPCGVGLLILTERGTLSRARAAICGAASINPRTIFDSIRTQEAMEVLRMCGRPVPDLPNTRIRSALAEAFTDIEPIELHRAVVSVMRKTRSSESLREVLSRLPRSLHAFALSVRMRRQDKTRLLQAMKLPLKEYLKRRL; encoded by the coding sequence ATGCTGGTTGACCAGTCACAAGGCATTGACAAGACACGGCTTGCAGCGATTTCCGCGCTATTCAGCGCGGGAGTTTTGCGCAGATTGATGCAGCCCAGCCCAAATGAAGGCCTTTGTCGGCTCGTCCAGCAATCAGGCCTTTCCTCAGCGCTTGGACCCGATGCGCCTCTGGCCGATTTCCTCGAGGCGGCTCATAGAGTTCTTGAGAGGCCCGCCTATCGAAATGAATACACCTACAAATCCGCTATCACACAGAAGCTGCTTCTGGGTCGCCACTCCTTGAAAACGGCTACTCTGTTGAGCGAGTTTCGAGTCCGAAATTCCGTGGCAGACCTAGTAATATTGAATGGTACATCGACGGTCTACGAGATAAAATCTGAACGTGATTCCTTAGACAGATTGTCGGGACAGTTGAGAGATTACCAGGAGGTCTTCGCCAACACCTACGTTGTCACCGGCCCCTCACGAAGAAATCAAGTGTTGGAATTGCTCCCCTGTGGCGTCGGACTCCTAATACTCACTGAAAGAGGCACCCTCTCACGAGCGCGCGCTGCGATCTGCGGAGCAGCCAGCATCAATCCAAGGACTATCTTCGATTCCATCCGAACGCAAGAAGCAATGGAAGTGCTTCGAATGTGCGGGAGGCCGGTGCCTGATTTGCCAAATACGAGAATACGATCGGCGCTTGCAGAGGCCTTTACGGACATAGAGCCTATCGAATTGCATCGGGCTGTTGTTTCCGTTATGCGCAAGACGCGAAGTTCGGAGTCTCTGAGAGAGGTCCTCTCCCGCCTGCCTCGTTCCTTACATGCTTTCGCGCTTTCCGTGAGAATGCGTAGACAGGACAAGACGCGGCTACTCCAGGCAATGAAATTGCCGCTGAAGGAATATCTGAAGAGGAGACTGTAA
- a CDS encoding sce7725 family protein: MYYPYYRGKQFELSSIRECAEIMATCGFVPIIEPVRESTRALERTLRAVADFGGQAIVILNPVHGERMDDQESTLRLLRSIDTRSGGLVVCGFLLTGDTALDHIEELVRSARDLPIAFIHYGFGSPMELSGLINRIAPGSIQIFEDQHCGMLYRRHFRDKEIRVLLHDGFVRRQRNSDYPPRDFFSELHLTYPDQGATGFGDFLIVGDEYSDGGGPAYAVTIHISYIDRTQEDQMYVSHFMSHRRDDPTDPAGKFAEALHELMSELDRPNCQIYDTEAMREFRDLHTRGHFPGLGYVKKLSMNHHVQTLAGFFRGGTTR, encoded by the coding sequence ATCTACTACCCGTACTACCGAGGGAAGCAGTTCGAACTGAGCTCAATCCGCGAATGCGCCGAGATTATGGCCACCTGTGGATTCGTTCCCATTATCGAGCCCGTACGAGAATCCACCAGGGCGCTAGAGCGGACACTGCGAGCCGTTGCCGATTTTGGGGGACAAGCGATCGTTATCTTGAATCCAGTGCATGGGGAGCGAATGGATGATCAGGAATCCACTCTTCGCCTCCTGCGTTCAATAGATACCAGAAGCGGTGGACTCGTGGTTTGTGGATTCCTGCTCACTGGCGACACGGCACTGGATCACATAGAGGAACTCGTTCGATCTGCACGTGATTTGCCAATCGCGTTTATTCACTATGGTTTTGGGTCTCCCATGGAGTTGTCAGGACTAATAAACAGAATCGCACCAGGCTCTATTCAGATCTTCGAGGATCAGCATTGTGGAATGCTGTATCGGAGACATTTCCGAGACAAGGAAATCAGAGTTCTTCTGCATGATGGCTTCGTGAGGCGCCAGCGAAATAGCGATTATCCTCCAAGAGACTTCTTTTCAGAACTGCATCTTACATATCCCGACCAAGGAGCCACGGGCTTTGGGGACTTCTTGATCGTCGGAGATGAATACTCGGATGGCGGCGGGCCAGCCTATGCGGTGACAATTCACATTTCATACATTGACCGGACTCAGGAAGACCAGATGTATGTATCCCACTTCATGTCTCATCGTCGGGATGACCCGACAGATCCGGCAGGGAAATTCGCCGAGGCCTTGCATGAGTTGATGTCTGAATTGGATAGACCCAATTGCCAAATCTACGACACAGAAGCCATGAGAGAATTTCGAGACCTACACACAAGGGGCCACTTCCCCGGACTTGGTTATGTCAAGAAGCTCTCAATGAACCACCATGTCCAGACACTTGCCGGATTCTTTAGAGGGGGCACCACGCGATGA